A window from Hemibagrus wyckioides isolate EC202008001 linkage group LG17, SWU_Hwy_1.0, whole genome shotgun sequence encodes these proteins:
- the prpf8 gene encoding pre-mRNA-processing-splicing factor 8, whose translation MAAAFPYRGVPGGMPPGVPPPAPVPDYMTEEKLQEKARKWQQLQAKRYSEKRKFGFVDTQKEDMPPEHVRKIIRDHGDMTNRKFRHDKRVYLGALKYMPHAVLKLLENMPMPWEQIRDVPVLYHITGAISFVNEIPWVIEPVYIAQWGTMWIMMRREKRDRRHFKRMRFPPFDDEEPPLDYADNILDVEPLEAIQMELDTEEDGSVVEWFYEHQPLKDTTKYVNGTTYRHWRFSLPMMSTLYRLANQLLTDLVDRNYFYLFDLKAFFTSKALNMAIPGGPKFEPLVRDINLQDEDWNEFNDINKIIIRQPIRTEYKIAFPYLYNNLPHHVHLTWYHTPNVVFIKTEDPDLPAFYFDPLINPISHRHSVKSQEPLPDDDEEFELPEYVEPFLKETPLYTDHTANGIALLWAPRPFNLRSGRTRRAIDVPLIKNWYREHCPAGQPVKVRVSYQKLLKYYVLNALKHRPPKAQKKRYLFRSFKATKFFQSTKLDWVEVGLQVCRQGYNMLNLLIHRKNLNYLHLDYNFNLKPVKTLTTKERKKSRFGNAFHLCREILRLSKLVVDSHVQYRLGNVDAFQLADGLQYIFAHVGQLTGMYRYKYKLMRQIRMCKDLKHLIYYRFNTGPVGKGPGCGFWAPGWRVWLFFMRGITPLLERWLGNLLARQFEGRHSKGVAKTVTKQRVESHFDLELRAAVMHDILDMMPEGIKQNKARTILQHLSESWRCWKANIPWKVPGLPTPIENMILRYVKAKADWWTNTAHYNRERIRRGATVDKTVCKKNLGRLTRLYLKAEQERQHNYLKDGPYITAEEAVAIYTTTVHWLESRRFSPIPFPPLSYKHDTKLLILALERLKEAYSVKSRLNQSQREELGLIEQAYDNPHEALSRIKRHLLTQRAFKEVGIEFMDLYSHLVPVYDVEPLEKITDAYLDQYLWYEADKRRLFPPWIKPADTEPPPLLVYKWCQGINNLQDVWETTEGECNVMLESRYEKMYEKIDLTLLNRLLRLIVDHNIADYMTAKNNVVINYKDMNHTNSYGIIRGLQFASFIVQYYGLVMDLLVLGLHRASEMAGPPQMPNDFLSFQDSATEIAHPIRLYCRYIDRIHMFFRFSADEARDLIQRYLTEHPDPNNENIVGYNNKKCWPRDARMRLMKHDVNLGRAVFWDIKNRLPRSVTTVQWENSFVSVYSKDNPNLLFNMCGFECRILPKCRTSYEEFTHKDGVWNLQNEVTKERTAQCFLRVDDESMQRFHNRVRQILMASGSTTFTKIVNKWNTALIGLMTYFREAVVNTQELLDLLVKCENKIQTRIKIGLNSKMPSRFPPVVFYTPKELGGLGMLSMGHVLIPQSDLRWSKQTDVGITHFRSGMSHEEDQLIPNLYRYIQPWESEFIDSQRVWAEYALKRQEAIAQNRRLTLEDLEDSWDRGIPRINTLFQKDRHTLAYDKGWRVRTDFKQYQVLKQNPFWWTHQRHDGKLWNLNNYRTDMIQALGGVEGILEHTLFKGTYFPTWEGLFWEKASGFEESMKWKKLTNAQRSGLNQIPNRRFTLWWSPTINRANVYVGFQVQLDLTGIFMHGKIPTLKISLIQIFRAHLWQKIHESIVMDLCQVFDQELDALEIETVQKETIHPRKSYKMNSSCADILLFASYKWNVSRPSLLADSKDVMDSTTTQKYWIDIQLRWGDYDSHDIERYARAKFLDYTTDNMSIYPSPTGVLIAIDLAYNLHSAYGNWFPGSKPLIQQAMAKIMKANPALYVLRERIRKGLQLYSSEPTEPYLSSQNYGELFSNQIIWFVDDTNVYRVTIHKTFEGNLTTKPINGAIFIFNPRTGQLFLKIIHTSVWAGQKRLGQLAKWKTAEEVAALIRSLPVEEQPKQIIVTRKGMLDPLEVHLLDFPNIVIKGSELQLPFQACLKVEKFGDLILKATEPQMVLFNLYDDWLKTISSYTAFSRLILILRALHVNNDRAKVILKPDKTTITEPHHIWPTLTDEEWIKVEVQLKDLILADYGKKNNVNVASLTQSEIRDIILGMEISAPSQQRQQIAEIEKQTKEQSQLTATQTRTVNKHGDEIITSTTSNYETQTFSSKTEWRVRAISAANLHLRTNHIYVSSDDIKETGYTYILPKNVLKKFICISDLRAQIAGYLYGTSPPDNPQVKEIRCIVMVPQWGTHQTVHLPNQLPQHEYLKEMEPLGWIHTQPNESPQLSPQDVTTHAKVMADNPSWDGEKTIIITCSFTPGSCTLTAYKLTPSGYEWGRQNTDKGNNPKGYLPSHYERVQMLLSDRFLGFFMVPAQVSWNYNFMGVRHDPNMKYELQLSNPKEFYHEVHRPSHFLNFASLQEGEIYNADREDMYS comes from the exons ATGGCAGCTGCATTTCCTTACAGAGGAGTCCCAGGTGGGATGCCACCAGGTGTTCCTCCTCCTGCCCCTGTTCCTGATTACATGACTGAGGAGAAACTGCAAGAAAAAG cccGAAAATGGCAACAGCTGCAGGCGAAGCGCTACTCTGAGAAGAGGAAATTCGGTTTCGTGGATACTCAGAAGGAGGACATGCCTCCTGAGCATGTGCGCAAAATTATCAGGGACCATGGAGACATGACCAACAGGAAGTTCCGTCATGACAAACGAGTCTACCTTGG ggCTCTGAAATATATGCCTCATGCAGTTCTCAAGCTGTTGGAGAACATGCCCATGCCCTGGGAGCAGATCAGAGATGTACCAGTGCTGTACCACATTACAGGGGCTATTTCTTTTGTTAATGAAATTCCCTGGGTCATTGAGCCTGTCTACATTGCGCAGTGGGG TACAATGTGGATCATGATGCGACGTGAGAAAAGAGACAGGAGACACTTCAAGCGTATGCGTTTCCCTCCCTTCGACGATGAAGAGCCTCCCCTGGATTACGCAGATAACATCCTTGATGTGGAGCCTCTGGAAGCCATTCAAATGGAGCTGGACACTGAGGAGGACGGCTCTGTGGTGGAGTGGTTTTATGAGCATCAGCCCTTGAAAGATACAACAAA GTATGTCAATGGAACTACATACAGACACTGGCGGTTCAGTTTGCCCATGATGTCTACACTGTATCGTTTGGCCAATCAACTGCTTACTGATTTGGTGGACCGTAACTACTTTTACCTCTTTGACCTGAAGGCCTTTTTCACTTCAAAGGCATTGAACATGGCGATCCCTGGAGGACCCAAATTTGAACCCCTAGTCAGAGACATCAATCtaca GGATGAAGACTGGAATGAGTTTAATGACATCAACAAGATCATCATCAGACAGCCTATTAGGACAGAGTACAAGATTGCGTTCCCGTACTTGTACAACAACCTTCCCCATCACGTGCACCTCACTTG GTACCACACACCTAATGTGGTGTTCATCAAGACAGAGGATCCTGATCTCCCTGCCTTCTACTTTGACCCACTCATTAATCCCATCTCTCACAGGCACTCAGTTAAA AGCCAGGAGCCACtgcctgatgatgatgaagagtttgAACTTCCTGAGTATGTGGAGCCATTCCTCAAGGAGACACCTCTGTACACTGACCACACAGCCAACGGAATTGCTTTGTTGTGGGCACCTCGTCCGTTCAACCTGCGGTCAGGGAGAACCCGTCGTGCAATCGATGTTCCTCTCATCAAGAACTG GTACCGTGAGCATTGCCCTGCAGGGCAGCCTGTAAAAGTTCGTGTCTCTTATCAGAAACTTCTGAAGTACTATGTGCTAAATGCTTTGAAACACAGACCCCCTAAAGCGCAGAAAAAGAG GTACCTTTTCCGTTCTTTCAAGGCCACCAAATTCTTCCAGTCCACAAAGTTGGACTGGGTTGAGGTGGGGCTCCAGGTCTGCCGACAGGGTTACAACATGCTGAACCTCCTGATTCACAGAAAGAACCTCAACTACCTGCACTTGGACTACAACTTCAACTTGAAACCAGTGAAAACCCTCACCACAAAA GAGCGTAAGAAGTCCCGTTTCGGGAATGCGTTCCACTTGTGCCGTGAGATTCTTCGTCTGAGCAAACTGGTTGTGGACAGCCATGTACAGTACAGACTGGGGAATGTTGATGCTTTCCAG TTGGCAGATGGACTGCAGTATATCTTTGCCCATGTTGGTCAGCTGACTGGCATGTATCGCTACAAGTACAAACTGATGAGGCAGATCAGGATGTGCAAGGATTTGAAACATCTCATTTATTATCGCTTCAACACA GGGCCAGTTGGGAAGGGACCAGGATGTGGCTTTTGGGCTCCGGGATGGAGAGTGTGGCTCTTCTTCATGAGGGGCATCACTCCTCTCCTAGAGCGGTGGCTGGGCAACCTGTTGGCCAGGCAGTTCGAAg GTCGTCACTCCAAGGGAGTTGCAAAGACTGTGACTAAACAGCGTGTGGAGTCTCACTTTGACTTGGAGCTGAGAGCAGCTGTGATGCATGACATCCTGGACATGATGCCTGAGGGAATCAAACAGAACAAGGCCAGGACCATTTTGCAGCATCTCAGTGAGTCCTGGAGGTGCTGGAAGGCCAACATCCCCTGGAAG GTTCCAGGACTTCCCACCCCCATTGAAAACATGATCCTGAGATATGTCAAAGCCAAAGCTGACTGGTGGACCAACACAGCACATTACAACCGAGAGCGAATCAGGCGAGGAGCTACTGTGGACAAAACTGTCTGCAAGAAAAACCTTGGCCGCCTCACACGACTCTACCTGAAGGCTGAGCAGGAGAGACAACACAATTACCTAAAG GATGGACCATACATCACTGCCGAAGAGGCCGTGGCTATCTACACCACCACAGTGCACTGGCTGGAGAGTCGACGCTTCTCTCCAATTCCCTTTCCTCCTCTCTCATACAAACATGACACCAAGCTGCTCATCCTGGCTCTGGAGAGGCTCAAAGAGGCTTACAG tgtgaagTCAAGGTTGAATCAGTCCCAACGTGAAGAGCTGGGTCTGATTGAACAGGCTTACGACAATCCTCACGAGGCTTTGTCCAGAATCAAGCGTCATCTCCTCACTCAGAGAGCATTCAAAGAG GTGGGCATCGAGTTTATGGACCTATACAGTCACCTTGTGCCTGTGTATGATGTGGAGCCTCTGGAGAAGATCACAGACGCTTACCTGGACCAGTACTTGTGGTATGAGGCTGACAAGCGCAGGCTTTTCCCACCATGGATCAAACCTGCTGACACGGAGCCACCTCCACTGCTTGTATACAAGTGGTGCCAAG gGATCAACAACCTGCAGGATGTGTGGGAGACCACAGAGGGAGAGTGTAATGTCATGCTGGAGTCACGCTATGAGAAAATGTATGAAAAGATTGACTTGACCCTGCTTAATAGGCTCCTGCGTCTGATTGTCGACCACAACATTGCCGATTACATGACCGCAAAGAACAACGTGGTCATCAATTACAAG GACATGAACCACACCAACTCGTACGGTATCATCAGGGGCCTGCAGTTTGCCTCCTTCATTGTGCAGTACTATGGGCTGGTGATGGACCTGCTCGTTCTGGGTCTTCACCGTGCCAGCGAGATGGCCGGACCCCCACAGATGCCCAACGATTTCCTCAGCTTCCAGGACAGTGCTACAGAGATTGCCCACCCCATTCGCCTGTACTGCAGATACATCGACCGCATCCACATGTTCTTCAG GTTTTCTGCCGATGAGGCCAGGGATCTGATTCAACGCTACCTTACCGAGCACCCTGATCCCAACAATGAGAACATTGTAGGCTACAACAATAAGAAGTGCTGGCCCAGAGATGCTAGAATGAGACTGATGAAGCATGATGTTAACCT GGGCCGTGCCGTGTTCTGGGACATTAAGAATCGCCTTCCTCGCTCTGTGACCACTGTGCAGTGGGAGAACAGCTTTGTGTCAGTATACAGTAAAGACAACCCTAACCTGCTCTTCAACATGTGTGGATTTGAGTGCCGCATCCTGCCCAAATGCCGCACCAGTTATGAGGAGTTCACTCACAAGGACGGGGTGTGGAACTTGCAGAATGAG GTGACCAAGGAAAGGACAGCACAGTGCTTCCTGCGAGTGGATGATGAATCAATGCAGAGGTTCCATAACAGAGTGCGACAGATTCTCATGGCCTCTGGATCCACCACTTTCACCAAG ATCGTGAACAAATGGAACACGGCTCTGATTGGTCTGATGACCTATTTCCGTGAGGCTGTGGTGAACACTCAGGAGTTGCTTGATCTTTTggtgaaatgtgaaaataagATCCAGACCCGTATCAAGATTGGTCTGAACTCCAAAATGCCTAGCCGATTCCCTCCTGTTGTCTTCTACACCCCCAAAGAGTTAGGAGGTCTGGGCATGCTTTCTATGGGTCACGTCCTCATCCCGCAGTCTGACCTCAG GTGGTCCAAACAGACAGACGTGGGCATCACTCACTTCCGTTCCGGTATGAGTCACGAGGAGGATCAGCTGATTCCCAATCTGTATCGCTACATCCAGCCATGGGAGAGTGAGTTCATCGATTCTCAGAGAGTCTGGGCAGAATATGCTCTCAAGAGACAGGAGGCCATTGCCCAGAACAG ACGTTTGACTCTTGAGGATTTGGAGGATTCCTGGGACAGAGGTATTCCTCGCATCAACACCCTATTCCAGAAAGACAGGCACACATTGGCCTATGACAAGGGCTGGAGAGTCAGAACAGACTTCAAGCAGTATCAG GTGCTGAAGCAAAATCCATTCTGGTGGACTCACCAGAGACACGATGGCAAACTGTGGAATCTGAATAATTACCGCACAGACATGATCCAAGCTCTAGGTGGAGTGGAAGGAATTTTGGAACACACTCTGTTCAAGGGTACATACTTTCCCACCTGGGAGGGTCTGTTCTG GGAGAAGGCTAGTGGTTTTGAGGAGTCCATGAAATGGAAGAAGCTGACCAATGCCCAGAGATCCGGTCTGAACCAGATCCCCAATCGACGATTCACATTGTGGTGGTCTCCAACGATCAACAGAGCAAAT GTATACGTGGGTTTCCAGGTGCAGTTGGATCTCACTGGAATCTTCATGCATGGCAAAATTCCCACTCTCAAGATCTCCCTGATTCAGATCTTCAGAGCTCACTTGTGGCAGAAGATTCATGAGAGCATTGTCATGGATCTGTGTCAG GTGTTTGACCAAGAGCTGGATGCTCTGGAGATTGAAACTGTCCAGAAGGAAACCATCCATCCTAGGAAGTCTTATAAGATGAACTCGTCTTGCGCAGATATTCTGCTTTTTGCGTCCTACAAGTGGAACGTTTCAAGACCATCACTGCTCGCTGACTCCAA GGATGTTATGGACAGCACCACCACTCAGAAGTACTGGATTGACATTCAGCTCAGATGGGGAGACTATGACTCTCATGACATTGAGAGATATGCCAGGGCCAAATTTCTGGACTACACCACAGATAACATGAGTATCTACCCATCCCCTACTGGGGTGCTCATTGCCATTGATCTGGCATACAATCTGCATAG TGCCTATGGAAATTGGTTCCCTGGCAGCAAACCTCTGATCCAGCAGGCCATGGCTAAGATCATGAAGGCCAACCCTGCCCTGTACGTGCTGAGGGAGCGCATCCGCAAGGGTCTGCAGCTCTACTCCTCCGAGCCCACTGAGCCCTACCTGTCCTCACAGAATTACGGAGAACTCTTCTCCAATCAGATCATCTGGTTTGTGGATGACACGAATGTGTACAGAGTCACCATCCACAAG ACCTTTGAGGGCAACTTGACAACCAAACCAATCAACGGTGCCATTTTCATCTTTAATCCAAGAACTGGGCAACTCTTCTTAAAGATCATTCACACATCTGTGTGGGCTGGACAGAAACGTCTGGGACAG ctgGCCAAGTGGAAAACTGCTGAGGAAGTGGCTGCTCTTATTCGATCGCTGCCTGTTGAAGAGCAGCCCAAACAGATCATTGTGACAAGGAAGGGCATGTTGGATCCTCTTGAG GTGCACTTGTTGGATTTCCCCAACATTGTCATCAAAGGCTCCGAGCTGCAGCTGCCATTCCAGGCTTGTCTAAAGGTGGAAAAGTTTGGAGACCTCATTCTGAAGGCCACTGAGCCACAGATGGTCCTGTTCAATCTGTATGATGACTGGCTTAAGACAATTTCTTCTTACACT gccTTTTCACGTCTCATCTTGATCCTACGAGCCCTCCATGTGAACAACGACCGTGCAAAGGTAATCCTGAAGCCTGACAAAACCACCATCACTGAGCCACATCACATCTGGCCCACTCTGACTGACGAGGAGTGGATCAAGGTGGAGGTGCAGCTCAAAGATCTCATCTTGGCTGATTATGGTAAAAAGAACAA tGTGAACGTGGCTTCTCTGACACAGTCTGAGATCAGGGACATCATCCTGGGTATGGAGATCTCTGCTCCATCTCAGCAGAGACAGCAGATTGCTGAGATTGAGAAGCAGACTAAAGAGCAGTCTCAGCTAACAGCTACGCAGACTCGTACCGTTAACAAGCATGGTGATGAAATCATTACCTCCACCACCAGCAACTATGAGACCCAAACCTTCTCCTCAAAGACTGAATGGAGAGTCAG GGCGATCTCTGCAGCCAACTTGCACTTACGTACCAACCACATCTACGTGTCTTCTGATGACATTAAAGAAACTGGATACACTTACATTCTGCCTAAGAATGTGCTGAAGAAGTTCATCTGCATCTCTGACTTGCGTGCTCAA ATTGCGGGATATCTGTATGGTACAAGTCCTCCTGATAACCCACAGGTGAAAGAAATCCGCTGCATTGTGATGGTGCCACAATGGGGCACCCATCAAACTGTTCACCTGCCCAATCAGCTTCCACAGCATGAATATCTCAAG GAAATGGAGCCCCTTGGTTGGATCCACACTCAGCCCAATGAATCGCCTCAGTTGTCTCCCCAGGATGTCACCACACATGCTAAAGTCATGGCTGATAATCCATCCTGGGATGGAGAGAAGACCATCATTATTACATGCAG TTTCACTCCAGGATCTTGTACACTGACAGCTTATAAGCTGACTCCTAGTGGATATGAGTGGGGCAGGCAGAACACGGATAAGGGCAACAACCCCAAGGGTTATCTTCCATCTCACTATGAAAGGGTGCAGATGCTGCTGTCTGATCGCTTCCTTGGCTTCTTCATGGTGCCAGCTCAAGTGTCTTGGAACTACAATTTCATGG GTGTCCGACACGACCCCAACATGAAATACGAATTGCAGCTGTCTAACCCGAAAGAGTTTTATCACGAGGTTCATCGGCCTTCTCACTTCCTCAATTTTGCATCGCTGCAGGAGGGTGAGATCTACAATGCTGACCGGGAGGACATGTACTCTTAG
- the rilp gene encoding RILP-like protein 1 isoform X1 yields METIKSNQEGTKLHECFERTISSLAVDDVYDIAKVIGSDVEKLIDSYGKTSVETLVPKIVKVLELLESFTASYHTQKSKEENLLRAFETLQVQKKETNKTDSRQEWQQKEQKWRLEMETMQKEVMQLQEENQELLGRLESSLSKEDRTQRQEREVMLKLKEVVDKQRDELRAKVQEISKMSKEVEALQEQLDRFMKMNGELRNKQSMMQAQLKSTAERKVDLEIELSEKQKEVERLVTQLEQAKANTAPNPNSPPIDMTYKVIIDLLDPNRPCFTKQEIRDILFERNELKANLFLMQEELAFYQREILNDERCPGFLLEAVRGAIKKQRTVIKAKMLGIPEDECSSDEEKGPLFEKRKDEDCPDSRPRESRIRTLFGYLSRSGSDRSGHQTSSSAWEIINADEHVPEVENGPRGSS; encoded by the exons ATGGAAACCATCAAGTCCAACCAAGAGGGAACAAAGTTGCACGAGTGTTTCGAAAGGACCATTTCTTCTCTAGCCGTGGACGATGTGTACGACATTGCCAAGGTGATCGGCTCCGATGTGGAAAAGCTCATCGACAGCTATGGCAAGACGAGTGTCGAGACTCTGGTGCCTAAGATAGTGAAAGTCCTCGAGCTCTTGGAGAGCTTCACAGCCAGCTATCACACACAGAAATCTAAGGAGGAAAATCTACTGAGGGCGTTTGAAACACTACAGGTTCAAAAGAAGGAGACTAACAAGACGGACAGTCgc CAGGAATGGCAGCAAAAGGAACAGAAATGGAGGCTGGAGATGGAAACAATGCAGAAGGAAGTGATGCAGCTACAGGAAGAGAACCAAGAGCTGCTGGGTCGCCTGGAGAGTTCCCTCTCTAAAGAAG ACCGTACACAGCGTCAGGAGAGAGAAGTGATGCTCAAACTTAAAGAGGTGGTGGATAAACAGCGTGACGAGCTTAGAGCCAAAGTGCAGGAGATATCCAAGATGTCTAAAGAGGTGGAAGCG CTTCAGGAGCAGTTGGATCGCTTTATGAAGATGAACGGAGAGCTGAGGAATAAACAGAGCATGATGCAGGCTCAGCTGAAGAGCACTGCCGAGAGGAAGGTAGACCTCGAGATTGAGCTgagtgagaaacagaaagaagtaGAACGACTCGTCACACAGCTAGAGCAGGCCAAGGCAAACACTGCTCCTAACCCG aatagTCCACCCATTGACATGACGTATAAGGTGATCATTGACCTCCTGGACCCGAATAGGCCGTGTTTCACCAAGCAAGAAATACGAGACATTTTGTTTGAGAGGAATGAGCTAAAGGCCAATCTCTTCCTGATGCAAGAAGAGCTTGCCTTCTACCagcg GGAGATCCTGAACGATGAGAGATGTCCTGGATTCTTATTGGAAGCAGTGCGTGGAGCTATAAAGAAACAGAGGACTGTCATTAAGGCTAAAATGCTGGGTATACCAGAGGACGAATGCAGCAG TGATGAAGAGAAAGGTCCTTTGTTTGAAAAGAGAAAGGATGAAGACTGTCCTGACAGCAGACCTCGGGAATCACGCATCAGAACCCT CTTTGGCTATCTGAGCCGCTCGGGCAGTGATAGGAGTGGCCATCAGACCAGCAGTTCTGCATGGGAAATCATCAACGCAGATGAGCACGTGCCTGAAGTGGAGAATGGGCCTAGAGGCTCTTCTTGA
- the rilp gene encoding RILP-like protein 1 isoform X2 yields METIKSNQEGTKLHECFERTISSLAVDDVYDIAKVIGSDVEKLIDSYGKTSVETLVPKIVKVLELLESFTASYHTQKSKEENLLRAFETLQVQKKETNKTDSREWQQKEQKWRLEMETMQKEVMQLQEENQELLGRLESSLSKEDRTQRQEREVMLKLKEVVDKQRDELRAKVQEISKMSKEVEALQEQLDRFMKMNGELRNKQSMMQAQLKSTAERKVDLEIELSEKQKEVERLVTQLEQAKANTAPNPNSPPIDMTYKVIIDLLDPNRPCFTKQEIRDILFERNELKANLFLMQEELAFYQREILNDERCPGFLLEAVRGAIKKQRTVIKAKMLGIPEDECSSDEEKGPLFEKRKDEDCPDSRPRESRIRTLFGYLSRSGSDRSGHQTSSSAWEIINADEHVPEVENGPRGSS; encoded by the exons ATGGAAACCATCAAGTCCAACCAAGAGGGAACAAAGTTGCACGAGTGTTTCGAAAGGACCATTTCTTCTCTAGCCGTGGACGATGTGTACGACATTGCCAAGGTGATCGGCTCCGATGTGGAAAAGCTCATCGACAGCTATGGCAAGACGAGTGTCGAGACTCTGGTGCCTAAGATAGTGAAAGTCCTCGAGCTCTTGGAGAGCTTCACAGCCAGCTATCACACACAGAAATCTAAGGAGGAAAATCTACTGAGGGCGTTTGAAACACTACAGGTTCAAAAGAAGGAGACTAACAAGACGGACAGTCgc GAATGGCAGCAAAAGGAACAGAAATGGAGGCTGGAGATGGAAACAATGCAGAAGGAAGTGATGCAGCTACAGGAAGAGAACCAAGAGCTGCTGGGTCGCCTGGAGAGTTCCCTCTCTAAAGAAG ACCGTACACAGCGTCAGGAGAGAGAAGTGATGCTCAAACTTAAAGAGGTGGTGGATAAACAGCGTGACGAGCTTAGAGCCAAAGTGCAGGAGATATCCAAGATGTCTAAAGAGGTGGAAGCG CTTCAGGAGCAGTTGGATCGCTTTATGAAGATGAACGGAGAGCTGAGGAATAAACAGAGCATGATGCAGGCTCAGCTGAAGAGCACTGCCGAGAGGAAGGTAGACCTCGAGATTGAGCTgagtgagaaacagaaagaagtaGAACGACTCGTCACACAGCTAGAGCAGGCCAAGGCAAACACTGCTCCTAACCCG aatagTCCACCCATTGACATGACGTATAAGGTGATCATTGACCTCCTGGACCCGAATAGGCCGTGTTTCACCAAGCAAGAAATACGAGACATTTTGTTTGAGAGGAATGAGCTAAAGGCCAATCTCTTCCTGATGCAAGAAGAGCTTGCCTTCTACCagcg GGAGATCCTGAACGATGAGAGATGTCCTGGATTCTTATTGGAAGCAGTGCGTGGAGCTATAAAGAAACAGAGGACTGTCATTAAGGCTAAAATGCTGGGTATACCAGAGGACGAATGCAGCAG TGATGAAGAGAAAGGTCCTTTGTTTGAAAAGAGAAAGGATGAAGACTGTCCTGACAGCAGACCTCGGGAATCACGCATCAGAACCCT CTTTGGCTATCTGAGCCGCTCGGGCAGTGATAGGAGTGGCCATCAGACCAGCAGTTCTGCATGGGAAATCATCAACGCAGATGAGCACGTGCCTGAAGTGGAGAATGGGCCTAGAGGCTCTTCTTGA